In Ancylothrix sp. D3o, the sequence CCCCAACACCCCTGGGCGCATAACAACTTAGGTTTGTGCTTGCTGCGGCTAAAACGGTGGGAAGAAGCAATTAGTGCCTACCGCTGTGCCATCAATATTAAGCCTGATTTTGCTTGGTCTCATTATAATTTAGCATCCGCTTTCAAGGAGTTAGGACAGTGGCAAGAAGCGGTGGATCATTATCGTCAAGCATTACAGCTAAACCAAGATTTACCATACATTTACCAGCAATTGGGAGAGGCTTTGCAAAAAGTAGCTAAATCCTATTTAAATGAAGCAATGGAGTGCTTCCGTCAGGGGATAAAAGCTCAACCAGATAACGTAGAAATTTACCACAAAGCATTAGAAATTCAGCCCAATGAGTCTCAACTTTATGTAGAGTTAGCAAATGCGTTAGTAAGAAAAAATGAATTTAATCAAGCGATTGGATTTTATCATGTTGCCCTTCAAATTAACCCGAATTTGGCTGAAGCGCATTGTCAGTTAGGCAAAGTCGCTGAAAAACAAGGAGACGTCAAACGAGCAATTGCTTCCTACCGGCAAGCTATTGATTGCAACTCCAATGCAGGACGCTACTATTTTTATTTGGGGAAAGTTTTGCAAAAACAAGGAAAAAGCGAAGAAGCGATTATCTATTATCAAAAAGCTACTCAGTTCGATTTAGATTCGGATATTGCTTATGAAGAGTTAGCAAAGTTTTGGATACAGAACCAAAACTGGGAAGCCTCACTGGCGGCTGTTCGCAAATCAATCCAACTCAATCCAAATTCCGCTATTTGTCACAAAAATTTAGGAGATATTCTGGCAAAACAACGTAAAATTCAAGAAGCGAGTGCGGCTTATAGTAAGGCCATTCAACTTGGGTTTTCACCTTATTAGTTAGCGATGAAAAAAAAGTAGGAGTTATAAACATGAAGGCTGAAACAGATATGACCTATTTTCAAAAGGGCAAACAACTGGAGGCGGAAGGCAAGCTGAATGAGGCGCTCAGTGCCTACAGTCAGGCAATTAAGTTGAATCCTAACAATGCTCTATTTTATCAATGGATGGGAAATGCTTTAACTTTAAACAATCAGCTTGAAGAAGCACTTGCTTCCCATCGGAAAGTTAGCCAAATGAGAGGGTGGGATCAGCACGCCTTAAGAGGTTATGAATTTCCTAAAGATTTTTTTACAAACCATATTTCCAACTGGAAGAAATATCTGAACTTATTTGCAGAAAAACCCGGCATTAAGGCTTTAGAAATTGGCAGCTTTCAGGGAATGTCTAGTTGTTGGCTGCTGGACAATATTTTGACTCATCCTTCAGCGACAATTACCTGTATTGATCCATTTTGGCCATCATACGAGCATTGTTTTGATGCTAACATTGCTAAAACAAATGCCTCATCAAAAGTTATTAAGCTGAAAGGTATATCGGAAAACGTTTTAAGTTCATTGCAACCCAATTTTTATGATTTTATTTATATTGATGGCAATTATGCAAGTGATGCAGCGTTATACGATGCTGTTTTCTCATGGAAATTATTAAAAGTAGGTGGGATAATTATTTTTGATGATTATCTGCTTTCTGAGAAGATAGATAACACTAAAACGGGAATAGATTTATTTCTATCATGGTATGAATCGACACTTGAAGTTATTTATAAAGATTATCAAGTTTTTGTTAAGAAAAGACTAGATGAAAATTTAGATGTAAACTTTAATAGCTTTTTCAAAAAAGCAAATGAATTATATCGGCAAGGTCAACTAGAAGAGGCTACTGTTGCCTACAAATTTTATCAGAAGTTAAACCCCAACTTTTATGCCATTTACCATAACTTAGGAGAAGTCCTAGCCGAACAAGGACGTTTAGATGAAGCTGTGACAGCATACCGACGTGCTGTTGAACTGAACCCTAACTCCGCTTGGTCGCATCATAACTTAAAAGAAGTTTTGACTAAACAAGGAGACTCGCAAGCAGCAGTCATTTCCTATCCTCCTCCAATTGAACAGAAGTCCTATTTGTCTGATGTATCCGAAAACCCAGAAAAAACAGTTGCCAAAATAAATCAACAAAATCCCGTTATTGAAATAGATGTTCGCTCTTATGAAGAATACATCGATTTGGCAAAAGAGTTAAAAAAACAAGGAAAGCTTGAGGAAGCGCTCAACTGCTACTTTAAAGCCATTCTACTGAAACCTGACTTTTGGAAGGCACACAACAATCTATATTTTAATATAATAGAGTTGACAGACAAACCGTCATTTTTTAATGGGGTAATATCTCATAAAGGTGATTTAGAAAAGTTGTGGGAAAAAATCAGACAATTTTATGTGGAGAGCATCGATAGGTTCCCGCGAATTCATCATCTAGCCTACCTAAATTTAGGTGATGTATTAACTTTGCAAGGAAACCCAGATGAGACTATCGAGATTTATCTGAAAGGAAATTATCAGCAAATTTTATTTTTAAAACCGGATTATATCAAAAAACACTGGAATCTTGCCAACTCAAAAAAACCACAATTCTTAATGATTGGATGTACTAAATGTGGAACCACTTCTTTATATAATTACTTAATTCAACATCCGAAAATTTTGCCATCTCTAGTCAAAGAAATTCAATATTTTTATCCAGATAGTAGATATGATTTGGGCGATAAGTGGTACTTGGCTCATTTCCCTCCTGTGGAAACTAGCCAAGGGTTTATGACAGGTGAAGCTACTATTTATTATATTTATTGCTTAAAAACTATTCAAAGAATTTATGATTTTTGTCCTACGTTGAAATTGATTG encodes:
- a CDS encoding tetratricopeptide repeat protein → MKAETDMTYFQKGKQLEAEGKLNEALSAYSQAIKLNPNNALFYQWMGNALTLNNQLEEALASHRKVSQMRGWDQHALRGYEFPKDFFTNHISNWKKYLNLFAEKPGIKALEIGSFQGMSSCWLLDNILTHPSATITCIDPFWPSYEHCFDANIAKTNASSKVIKLKGISENVLSSLQPNFYDFIYIDGNYASDAALYDAVFSWKLLKVGGIIIFDDYLLSEKIDNTKTGIDLFLSWYESTLEVIYKDYQVFVKKRLDENLDVNFNSFFKKANELYRQGQLEEATVAYKFYQKLNPNFYAIYHNLGEVLAEQGRLDEAVTAYRRAVELNPNSAWSHHNLKEVLTKQGDSQAAVISYPPPIEQKSYLSDVSENPEKTVAKINQQNPVIEIDVRSYEEYIDLAKELKKQGKLEEALNCYFKAILLKPDFWKAHNNLYFNIIELTDKPSFFNGVISHKGDLEKLWEKIRQFYVESIDRFPRIHHLAYLNLGDVLTLQGNPDETIEIYLKGNYQQILFLKPDYIKKHWNLANSKKPQFLMIGCTKCGTTSLYNYLIQHPKILPSLVKEIQYFYPDSRYDLGDKWYLAHFPPVETSQGFMTGEATIYYIYCLKTIQRIYDFCPTLKLIVMLRNPTARAISNFYMNVALGSEKRGDIEAVMMSELEILTGKTTITEETLKQLPSRYLAEGVYVDFLKHWMNVFPKQQFLILQTEELAKNPEGTMKQVFNFLGVSEYRLPSYERLNEGSYSQRSDSLRQKLAEFFKPHNQRLEEFLGRKFNWD